The genomic interval CGGGCTTCTCGATCATCGCAGTTGGTTCGGCCTTCAAATAGGGCGCGGGCCTCCTTTAATCAGTTTTGTGGCAAATAGTGTCACAAAAAGCACCGTATTTGTAACGAAAGATGCTTAAAAGTTGAGTAGAAGGGCAATCTAGTTTTGGGTTAGAAGCTTTTGGCGCCGCGCCGATAAAGCCGTCCAGCCAATTCCTCATAGAACTTCCAGAAATCCGTCATTTCGATAGGCTTGATCATCCCGGGAGTATCGATGCCCTCCCTTCTAGCCAAGGCTGTGCCGCCGGTGAGGAAAAAATGCTCTTCTATTTCCGGCAACCCGGCCAATTGGACAAGAACCCGTTTTTGGTCCGGCCCAACAAAAGCTTCAGGGAACCAGCTAAGCATGATCGTATACCTCGAGCATGCGATTCCACTTGGCCCTTGCCCAGGGCGATAAGCGGACCCGAGTCAATGCCATTCGGATCTCGCTCCAGTCGAAGAGCTTTTTAACATCGACGACTCGACCGCGTTCGAGCAATCTGGTCATGGCCCAATCAAGCGATCCGCTTTCGGGATTCGCTTTCGCCTCAGCAAGAAACGCCTTGAGAGCTCGCTCTTCCGTCAGATTCGGGTAATCCCAAAACACGGCCTTCAGGGGATTCCAATCAGGCCTCCGCCTTGCCCCGGAAGCTGGGTCGATTTCAATACGCCCTTCCGAGGGGGGGAAGGGCGACGGTGCGGGATGCGGCAAACCGGCATCCGAATCGTGCGCACTCGTATGCCACACCGGTGGGCCCTCAGCGACCCTTCCCGCTCCGCCTCCGCGCCCGATCCTCTCCAGATCCCCCGCATCTATGCCGGTAACGACGGCCACAGGCTTGCCGTGATTCGTGACGACGATATCCTCGCCCGCAGCCGCCCGGAGTATTTCTGACGTCTTGCTTTTAAGCTCTCTAACATTGACGAAACGCATGATTTACTTTTCTTGGTGACTACAATTGCAATACTAATGTAACTACAAATTTGGCCTTTGTCAAGAAAAATTTAGCAATTTAGCAATCCGTTCGGGCCGAGGCCGGATTTTCACGCGCGCGAGAAATGTTGAATGTTGAGACCTGACCCCTATTCCAGACCCAAGGCGAACCGGATCGCCTCCCTTATCTGCCGCATCCTCTCGGCGCTCAAGCTCGTGATTCTCGCCGCCAGCAATCGCTTGGGGATCGTCACAATGGAATCAAGGTTTACGACGCACGGCTTCGGGACGCCGTCCTCCTCGCCCAACGCGACCTCGACCGCGATCCCGCG from Candidatus Aminicenantes bacterium carries:
- a CDS encoding type II toxin-antitoxin system prevent-host-death family antitoxin — protein: MRFVNVRELKSKTSEILRAAAGEDIVVTNHGKPVAVVTGIDAGDLERIGRGGGAGRVAEGPPVWHTSAHDSDAGLPHPAPSPFPPSEGRIEIDPASGARRRPDWNPLKAVFWDYPNLTEERALKAFLAEAKANPESGSLDWAMTRLLERGRVVDVKKLFDWSEIRMALTRVRLSPWARAKWNRMLEVYDHA
- a CDS encoding type II toxin-antitoxin system PemK/MazF family toxin, whose product is MRRGEVWWADLGPPAGKRPVVLLSREEAYAVRSAVTVAPLTRTVRGIAVEVALGEEDGVPKPCVVNLDSIVTIPKRLLAARITSLSAERMRQIREAIRFALGLE